The following proteins are co-located in the Nitrospirota bacterium genome:
- a CDS encoding cytochrome ubiquinol oxidase subunit I: protein MQQQGGWIQRLLQAGRGHGGMFSALLWAVGLLSLPALAFGADVAPAAATEYRDIPYIGSRNLVWVVAQLHLLLAGFVLGVPIFAWLCEVVAWKTGEKRYDKLAKEFTKLLTSAYATTALFGGILLFLLISFYPKLMNYLTDIFFPSFIVYCLLFLVETMTLYLYWYGWDAMQDGHKKTFHIFLGFMLNFFAFFIMIVPNSWATFQASPVVLAEGSDIARAWAATWNPTWWPVNIHRLIANVVLGGYICGAYAGIRYLSARNSEERDHYDWMGYVGNFIGVFGLLPLPFAGYWLMREIYQYNQQMGITLMGGFLSWLFILQAMLIGVLFLGSNYYFWLGITYRIPGSELKYRKSMLSMLIILLLCLGVWMTPHSLVASLEEARKMGGTHHPLLGVFGVMSAKMTVSNLMILVTFMSFIMYWRAGKEETAGWAKAAKALMSALLVLAGIAVVVLGVWGYFVPAIIRINYFSTSQVMIVLFVMLTITPLTALLLKSAKTTTEMVWGKMPPRAGYALVLNAIMVILLMTLMGYARSSSRVHWHVYGVLRDSSQYAFSPALGYAAGIMALNTFLFCMIVAFIFWVATMSDKAKASHS from the coding sequence ATGCAACAACAGGGTGGATGGATTCAGAGACTTCTCCAGGCCGGTCGCGGTCATGGGGGGATGTTCTCAGCGCTGTTGTGGGCCGTGGGCCTGCTCAGCCTTCCCGCGCTGGCCTTTGGTGCAGATGTCGCACCGGCCGCCGCGACCGAGTATCGCGACATTCCCTATATCGGCAGCCGCAATCTCGTCTGGGTTGTCGCGCAGCTCCATTTGCTGCTCGCAGGGTTCGTTTTGGGTGTCCCGATCTTCGCCTGGCTCTGCGAAGTCGTGGCCTGGAAGACGGGCGAAAAGCGCTATGACAAACTTGCGAAAGAGTTCACCAAGCTCCTGACATCCGCCTATGCCACGACGGCGCTCTTCGGCGGAATTCTCTTGTTCCTGCTGATCTCGTTCTATCCCAAGTTGATGAACTATCTGACGGATATTTTCTTCCCGTCATTCATCGTCTATTGTCTCCTCTTTCTGGTTGAGACCATGACGCTGTATCTCTATTGGTATGGCTGGGATGCGATGCAGGATGGCCACAAGAAGACGTTCCATATTTTCCTGGGCTTCATGCTGAACTTCTTCGCGTTCTTCATCATGATTGTGCCGAACTCCTGGGCGACCTTCCAGGCCAGTCCGGTCGTGCTCGCGGAAGGCTCCGATATCGCCAGGGCCTGGGCTGCGACCTGGAATCCAACCTGGTGGCCGGTGAACATTCACCGGTTGATCGCGAACGTGGTCCTCGGAGGTTACATCTGCGGCGCCTACGCCGGGATTCGTTATCTGTCTGCCAGAAACTCGGAAGAGCGTGATCACTATGATTGGATGGGCTACGTCGGAAACTTCATCGGGGTGTTCGGCCTCTTGCCGCTTCCCTTTGCCGGCTACTGGCTCATGCGCGAAATCTATCAGTACAACCAGCAGATGGGCATCACGTTGATGGGCGGCTTTCTCTCCTGGCTGTTCATCCTGCAAGCCATGCTCATCGGCGTACTGTTTCTCGGGTCGAACTATTATTTCTGGCTGGGAATCACCTATCGGATTCCAGGTTCGGAGTTGAAGTACCGGAAGTCCATGTTGTCGATGCTGATTATCCTGTTGCTCTGCCTCGGCGTCTGGATGACGCCCCACTCACTCGTGGCGAGTTTGGAAGAAGCGAGAAAGATGGGTGGAACTCACCATCCGCTGCTTGGCGTGTTCGGCGTCATGTCGGCGAAGATGACAGTCTCGAATCTCATGATTCTCGTCACATTCATGAGCTTCATCATGTACTGGCGCGCAGGCAAGGAAGAGACCGCCGGATGGGCAAAGGCCGCAAAAGCGCTGATGAGTGCGTTGCTGGTCCTTGCCGGTATCGCGGTCGTCGTCTTGGGCGTCTGGGGCTACTTTGTGCCGGCCATCATTCGGATCAATTACTTTTCAACGTCACAGGTCATGATCGTGCTCTTCGTCATGTTGACGATCACGCCATTAACTGCGCTGCTGCTGAAGAGCGCGAAGACCACGACGGAAATGGTCTGGGGCAAGATGCCTCCGCGGGCCGGGTACGCACTGGTCCTCAATGCAATCATGGTCATCCTCCTGATGACATTAATGGGATACGCTCGGTCGTCATCGCGCGTTCATTGGCATGTGTATGGAGTGCTTCGCGATTCCTCACAATATGCATTTTCACCGGCGTTGGGTTATGCAGCCGGGATTATGGCCTTGAACACCTTCTTGTTCTGTATGATTGTCGCGTTCATCTTCTGGGTAGCCACGATGAGCGATAAGGCAAAGGCATCGCACAGTTAA
- a CDS encoding cytochrome c, with amino-acid sequence MSEVVKLQLIGLAVVGSGALILLLVRAQFVRVIGFVAIVLGLFTLTALSVPQMASLPPVEEKFDIATVKTPTDMATIGQKIFFSKGQCALCHTIGPSESARCPDLKGIGAKLSREFLFESLTQPQAYIYLDYRHEGQPKEYPARMPYINKNPIGLSKNEILSVIAFLQQMSGEPISVTVAELEVPGQAPAAPVKVAQSGPVAVAQAH; translated from the coding sequence ATGAGCGAAGTTGTTAAATTGCAGTTGATCGGGCTGGCGGTCGTCGGAAGCGGGGCCCTAATCCTCCTCCTGGTCCGTGCCCAATTCGTGCGGGTCATCGGATTTGTTGCGATCGTGCTTGGGCTCTTTACGCTCACCGCGTTATCGGTGCCGCAGATGGCCTCGTTGCCGCCGGTTGAAGAGAAATTCGACATTGCCACGGTTAAGACGCCAACCGATATGGCGACCATCGGGCAGAAGATTTTCTTCAGCAAGGGCCAATGCGCGCTCTGCCATACCATCGGCCCGAGCGAGTCCGCCCGATGCCCGGACCTCAAGGGAATCGGGGCCAAGTTGAGCCGTGAGTTTCTGTTTGAAAGTTTGACGCAGCCGCAGGCCTATATTTATCTCGACTATCGTCATGAAGGACAACCGAAGGAGTATCCGGCACGGATGCCCTATATCAACAAGAATCCGATCGGGCTGTCGAAGAATGAAATTCTCTCGGTCATCGCATTCCTGCAGCAGATGAGCGGAGAACCAATTTCTGTCACTGTTGCTGAACTCGAAGTGCCGGGACAGGCGCCTGCCGCTCCGGTGAAGGTCGCTCAATCCGGTCCAGTGGCCGTGGCGCAAGCGCACTGA
- a CDS encoding class GN sortase — translation MTLPHIKTRVVTGLVLTLVLLGLWQCGSGAWIYVKAELAQALLQRAWADTRAGQGQMKPWPWADTWPVARLTVPSKDIDLIVLNGAYGRTLAFGPGHLESSAAPGSIGTTILTGHRDTHFRFLERLQPGETIRLQQSSGRWLQFTVRNRQVVDSRSAWIRSDDDERQVVLITCYPFDAIVPGGPLRYVVSAIEEP, via the coding sequence ATGACCCTGCCGCATATCAAGACCAGGGTGGTGACAGGGCTGGTCCTCACCCTGGTCCTGCTCGGCCTCTGGCAATGTGGAAGCGGCGCCTGGATCTATGTGAAGGCCGAACTGGCCCAAGCCCTGCTCCAACGGGCTTGGGCCGACACGCGGGCAGGCCAAGGACAGATGAAGCCCTGGCCCTGGGCCGATACCTGGCCAGTGGCCAGGCTCACGGTTCCCTCGAAGGATATCGATCTCATTGTGTTGAACGGCGCCTATGGCCGGACATTGGCCTTCGGACCAGGCCATCTGGAATCGAGCGCCGCTCCCGGCTCGATTGGGACCACGATCCTCACCGGACACCGCGATACCCATTTCAGGTTTCTCGAGAGGCTTCAACCAGGCGAGACCATCCGGCTTCAACAGTCCTCAGGTCGGTGGCTGCAATTCACGGTACGGAATCGCCAGGTCGTCGACTCTCGAAGCGCCTGGATTCGTTCCGATGATGATGAACGACAGGTAGTCCTGATAACCTGCTATCCGTTCGATGCCATCGTGCCAGGGGGACCGCTGCGCTATGTGGTATCGGCCATAGAGGAGCCGTGA
- a CDS encoding type II toxin-antitoxin system HicB family antitoxin: MKFTITITRDEDGVYIAECPAIPGCVSQGKTEADAQTNVQDAIKQCLEARAEMGMPLTVLTRQVEVIA; encoded by the coding sequence ATGAAGTTTACGATTACCATTACGCGCGACGAGGATGGGGTCTATATCGCTGAATGCCCCGCTATTCCTGGATGCGTCAGTCAAGGTAAGACGGAGGCGGACGCGCAAACCAATGTGCAGGATGCGATCAAGCAGTGCCTTGAAGCGCGTGCTGAGATGGGGATGCCGCTGACCGTTCTTACTCGTCAAGTGGAAGTCATCGCGTAA
- a CDS encoding marine proteobacterial sortase target protein, which yields MTWIASDKPRTINHLPTLWITLFFTLFSWAGGLPILHACGEEPAPLEGTVGLSDVTQGRLLFRTGQAGRFIPAPTLKTDVQITVTGVIARAIVTQEFTNPGKDWAEGIYVFPLPDSAAVDHLRMKIGERIIEGQIKERGEAKKVYEQAKQDGKRASLVEQERPNMFTTSIANIAPRDRITIEIEYQETVRFDQGTFSLRFPMVVGPRYIPGTAVLVENQPQAGQGMALDTDRVPDASRVTPPAEHLDYGSINPVGLSVDLAPGFPLGKLESASHSILVIPESDGRRHITLREDTVPTDRDFQLTWQPAPGQSPTATLFTQQQQGATYAFMMVMPPARVEKETVGLPRETIFIIDTSGSMSGTSIEQARAALLMALPRLTSRDTFNVIEFNSIVHALFPAPQPVTTTTMRKAMRFVDRLAANGGTEMLPALTQALKAPADENRIQQVIFLTDGQVGNDTELFELIRQRLGPRRLFTVGIGSAPNSHFMRKASEFGRGTFTHIGNVNEVKDKMDALFRKLEHPVLTEIRLAGTGLDHAELFPSRIPDLYDGEPIVVAIKTSSLPDEVTIQGKEGATPWKATLTLTQSQSRDGLSVYWARQKIAALMDHERSGQADATLRQAVLDVALPHHLVSKYSSLIAVDVTPVRPLDKSLIGHAMKTNLPDGQDSQAMLGLPKTGTNGQIQLLFGLLLLAAAGLLWKRQKVVA from the coding sequence ATGACCTGGATCGCGAGTGACAAACCCCGCACCATCAACCACCTGCCGACTCTCTGGATCACGCTGTTCTTCACCCTCTTCTCCTGGGCCGGCGGGCTCCCGATCCTGCATGCCTGTGGAGAGGAACCGGCTCCCCTTGAAGGGACCGTCGGCCTGAGCGATGTGACGCAGGGCCGGCTGCTCTTTCGCACCGGTCAAGCCGGGCGCTTTATCCCGGCGCCCACCCTGAAGACCGACGTGCAGATCACCGTGACCGGCGTGATCGCGCGAGCCATCGTCACACAGGAGTTTACGAACCCCGGCAAGGATTGGGCAGAAGGCATCTATGTGTTTCCGCTTCCCGACAGCGCCGCCGTCGATCACCTCCGCATGAAGATCGGCGAACGCATCATCGAAGGCCAGATCAAGGAACGGGGCGAGGCGAAGAAGGTCTATGAGCAGGCCAAACAGGATGGGAAACGGGCGAGCCTGGTGGAGCAGGAACGGCCGAATATGTTTACGACATCCATCGCGAACATCGCGCCGCGCGACCGCATCACGATTGAAATCGAATATCAGGAAACGGTTCGATTCGACCAGGGCACCTTTTCGCTCCGCTTCCCCATGGTCGTTGGACCCCGCTACATCCCCGGCACAGCAGTCCTTGTCGAGAACCAACCGCAGGCCGGTCAGGGCATGGCGCTGGATACGGATCGCGTGCCGGACGCCTCGCGCGTGACGCCGCCGGCCGAACATCTGGACTATGGCTCGATCAACCCCGTCGGTCTCTCGGTGGATCTGGCGCCAGGGTTTCCGCTCGGCAAACTGGAATCGGCATCTCATTCGATTCTTGTCATTCCCGAATCCGACGGACGGCGGCACATCACATTGCGCGAGGATACCGTCCCGACCGACCGGGACTTTCAACTGACCTGGCAACCGGCCCCCGGACAGAGCCCCACCGCAACCCTCTTTACCCAGCAACAGCAAGGAGCCACCTATGCCTTCATGATGGTGATGCCACCGGCCAGGGTGGAAAAAGAAACGGTTGGTCTGCCGCGTGAAACGATCTTCATCATCGACACGTCCGGCTCGATGTCCGGCACCTCGATCGAACAGGCCCGCGCCGCATTGTTGATGGCGCTCCCCCGGCTGACGTCACGCGATACGTTCAATGTGATCGAATTCAACAGCATCGTCCATGCCCTCTTCCCCGCGCCGCAACCGGTGACGACTACGACGATGCGGAAGGCCATGAGGTTCGTCGACCGCCTCGCAGCCAACGGCGGAACGGAAATGCTGCCGGCGCTGACGCAGGCGCTGAAGGCTCCGGCCGACGAGAACCGAATCCAGCAAGTGATCTTTCTCACCGACGGACAGGTGGGCAACGACACCGAGCTCTTCGAGTTGATCCGGCAACGGCTGGGTCCACGCCGACTCTTTACGGTCGGCATCGGCTCGGCACCCAACAGCCACTTCATGCGGAAGGCCTCCGAGTTCGGCAGGGGAACCTTCACCCACATCGGCAATGTGAACGAGGTGAAGGACAAGATGGATGCGCTCTTCCGCAAACTGGAACATCCGGTCCTGACGGAGATTCGTCTAGCAGGCACCGGCCTGGATCACGCCGAACTCTTTCCCTCCCGCATTCCGGACCTCTACGACGGTGAGCCGATCGTGGTGGCGATCAAGACCTCGTCGTTGCCTGACGAGGTGACGATCCAGGGGAAGGAGGGAGCGACGCCCTGGAAGGCAACGCTCACGCTGACACAGAGCCAATCGCGCGACGGATTGTCGGTCTATTGGGCGAGGCAGAAGATCGCCGCGCTGATGGATCACGAACGCTCCGGCCAGGCTGATGCAACCCTGCGCCAGGCGGTGCTCGATGTCGCGCTGCCCCATCATCTTGTGAGCAAGTACAGCAGCTTGATCGCGGTCGATGTCACGCCGGTTCGTCCCCTCGACAAGAGCCTGATCGGCCATGCGATGAAGACCAATCTGCCGGACGGACAGGATTCCCAGGCGATGCTCGGTCTGCCGAAGACCGGGACGAATGGACAGATCCAATTGCTGTTCGGGCTGTTGCTGCTGGCGGCAGCGGGCCTGCTCTGGAAAAGACAGAAAGTGGTCGCATGA
- a CDS encoding GIY-YIG nuclease family protein yields the protein MTSATIKLFLPRGDAKSLRTAEISNWTGKAVAAPRTELDELLAREELEKAGVYILIGSDPLTNAARAYIGEAEIIRERLKQHKTKEFWVSAIVFVSKDENLTKAHVRYLESRLLTEATEVGRFTLEQNQAGGSKLPESDREDMEVFLSRIRQLLPVLGSDILAPIAQPAARPQPGGVLFCRIKGAEARGQRTANGFVIFHGSTAVLEERPSAESYPYVIAQRKQLIADGTLIEKDGFLVLTKDAEFSSPSAAAVVIHGGNANGLTAWKTKDGKSLKQLDEQA from the coding sequence ATGACCTCGGCCACGATCAAACTCTTCCTTCCACGCGGAGATGCGAAGAGCCTGCGCACTGCCGAAATCTCTAACTGGACTGGCAAGGCTGTCGCCGCGCCCCGCACAGAACTAGACGAGCTTCTAGCTCGCGAGGAACTCGAAAAGGCCGGCGTCTATATCCTCATTGGCAGCGACCCTCTTACCAATGCGGCCCGTGCTTATATTGGGGAGGCGGAGATTATTCGTGAACGACTCAAGCAGCACAAGACTAAGGAGTTCTGGGTCTCGGCAATCGTTTTTGTGAGTAAGGACGAGAACCTGACAAAGGCACATGTGAGATATCTTGAGAGCCGCCTCCTAACAGAGGCCACTGAGGTCGGTAGGTTTACGCTAGAGCAGAATCAGGCTGGGGGCTCGAAGCTTCCTGAATCTGACCGTGAAGACATGGAAGTCTTTCTGTCGCGAATTCGACAGCTTCTTCCCGTCCTCGGCTCCGACATTCTTGCCCCGATTGCTCAACCCGCTGCGAGACCTCAACCAGGGGGTGTGCTCTTTTGTCGGATTAAAGGGGCCGAGGCGCGAGGTCAACGAACCGCGAACGGCTTCGTCATATTCCACGGCTCCACGGCTGTTTTAGAGGAACGCCCATCTGCCGAGAGTTATCCCTATGTCATAGCCCAGCGCAAACAACTCATCGCCGATGGTACGCTCATTGAGAAAGACGGCTTCTTGGTGTTGACCAAGGATGCGGAGTTTTCTAGTCCATCTGCTGCAGCGGTAGTTATTCACGGTGGGAATGCCAACGGACTTACCGCCTGGAAAACCAAGGATGGAAAATCACTCAAACAACTCGACGAACAGGCCTAA
- a CDS encoding type II toxin-antitoxin system HicA family toxin has protein sequence MPPVPLLSPSDVIKIFQSLGWQMVRQKGSHIIMTRPGHIATLSIPNHAEVARGTLRSLIAKAGLTVEQFIAASNK, from the coding sequence ATGCCGCCGGTTCCCCTTCTCTCTCCATCCGACGTCATCAAGATTTTTCAGAGTCTTGGTTGGCAGATGGTTCGCCAGAAAGGCAGTCATATCATCATGACTAGGCCAGGCCACATCGCCACTCTCTCGATACCCAATCACGCGGAAGTTGCACGGGGCACGCTACGCAGTCTGATCGCTAAAGCGGGGCTGACGGTTGAGCAATTCATTGCAGCCTCGAACAAGTAG
- a CDS encoding c-type cytochrome, producing the protein MKAARLQVLGMVGGLVGVWAMVVGGCANEQQQKGKELYSHYCMHCHGENGRQNEGFNWSSMPDPKPKDLSNKSEMGTFKDEDIFNTVSRDMKDTSPGGDKIGDDDFAVPTMPTFKYTLSEDEIWAIVGYVRGLHGMKLEFKVEERKNELTALLQTAQGKADQTKQAYEAAEKKASDEAEKKSAELKKDVDADESSYAKELAAMVQAKKELDAAQAALNNFSTRPGKGLNIARPDLTTKPEQVAELIELGKRLYSNKYGCNGCHSLGEEGGKVGPALDRAGFRLNGTWIYRWVKNPQAMKAETRMPALGLSDADAKAVTLYLGTLRAPKPDAPIEKPAG; encoded by the coding sequence ATGAAGGCGGCTCGCCTACAAGTATTAGGAATGGTGGGGGGACTGGTTGGCGTCTGGGCCATGGTGGTCGGGGGCTGTGCCAACGAGCAGCAGCAGAAGGGCAAGGAACTCTACAGCCACTACTGCATGCATTGTCACGGAGAGAACGGCCGCCAGAACGAGGGTTTCAATTGGTCTTCGATGCCGGATCCGAAACCGAAAGACTTGTCGAACAAGTCGGAGATGGGGACCTTCAAAGACGAAGACATTTTCAATACTGTCTCACGCGACATGAAAGATACGAGTCCCGGCGGCGACAAGATCGGCGACGACGATTTCGCCGTGCCGACCATGCCGACCTTCAAGTACACCCTCTCCGAGGATGAAATCTGGGCCATCGTGGGTTATGTCCGAGGCCTCCACGGCATGAAGCTGGAGTTTAAAGTCGAGGAACGGAAGAACGAGTTAACGGCGCTGCTCCAAACGGCGCAAGGCAAGGCCGATCAGACCAAGCAGGCCTATGAAGCCGCGGAGAAGAAGGCGAGCGATGAGGCGGAAAAGAAGAGCGCAGAATTGAAGAAGGACGTCGATGCCGACGAATCCTCCTATGCCAAGGAATTGGCTGCCATGGTGCAGGCCAAGAAAGAACTCGACGCAGCCCAGGCTGCGTTGAATAACTTCTCCACGCGACCAGGCAAAGGTCTGAATATCGCCCGCCCCGATCTCACGACGAAGCCCGAGCAGGTTGCCGAATTGATAGAGCTGGGCAAGCGGCTCTATTCCAATAAGTATGGCTGCAACGGTTGCCATAGTCTCGGTGAAGAGGGTGGCAAGGTGGGGCCGGCGCTCGACCGTGCAGGATTCAGATTGAATGGAACCTGGATTTATCGCTGGGTCAAGAACCCGCAGGCCATGAAAGCCGAAACCAGGATGCCGGCACTCGGGTTGAGCGATGCCGATGCCAAAGCCGTGACTCTGTACCTCGGGACCTTGCGTGCGCCGAAGCCGGATGCTCCGATCGAAAAGCCGGCAGGCTGA
- a CDS encoding ethylbenzene dehydrogenase-related protein: MTQRLNYIVPTVAVGAWLAMELLAVQPGSAEEKSAATVQAESTLQSVSVSAPLVKGALPVDDPNAAVWSSATLARFPMSPQVHWPNRILEATVRDLNVRALHDGTNVAILLEYTDPTEDPDDAAAIQFMVGDKKAHFAHGQPMAQVEGGPVNIWFWKNKDGKALDMNAKGFGTLKVQSHQDVKAKGAYANGTWKVVFTRPLSTEHADEDTQIAQGGFVNIAFAVWDGKKDASGELKEKGSQKAVSSWWYFRAEAPPDYSGYYYALLAVGLALGFQFVLIRKLKKGQSA, from the coding sequence ATGACACAGAGACTGAACTACATCGTTCCGACGGTTGCTGTCGGTGCATGGCTCGCCATGGAATTGCTGGCTGTGCAGCCTGGTTCTGCCGAGGAAAAGTCCGCGGCCACCGTTCAGGCTGAATCAACCTTGCAAAGCGTGTCGGTCAGTGCCCCGTTGGTGAAGGGCGCTCTGCCGGTCGATGACCCGAATGCGGCGGTATGGAGCAGCGCCACGCTGGCTCGATTCCCGATGTCGCCGCAAGTTCATTGGCCGAATCGTATTTTGGAAGCGACGGTCAGAGACCTGAACGTGCGCGCCTTACATGACGGAACAAACGTCGCCATTCTCTTGGAGTATACGGACCCGACGGAAGATCCGGACGATGCCGCGGCGATTCAATTCATGGTGGGCGACAAGAAAGCTCACTTTGCGCATGGCCAGCCGATGGCGCAGGTAGAGGGCGGCCCGGTCAATATCTGGTTCTGGAAGAACAAAGACGGCAAAGCGCTGGACATGAATGCCAAGGGTTTTGGCACGCTGAAAGTCCAGTCGCATCAGGACGTGAAGGCCAAAGGCGCCTATGCCAATGGCACATGGAAGGTCGTCTTTACGCGCCCTCTCTCCACCGAACATGCGGACGAGGATACGCAAATTGCCCAAGGTGGATTCGTCAATATCGCCTTCGCCGTGTGGGACGGCAAGAAGGACGCAAGCGGCGAACTGAAAGAAAAGGGATCGCAGAAGGCGGTCTCCTCCTGGTGGTATTTCCGTGCAGAAGCACCCCCGGATTACTCCGGTTATTACTATGCGCTCCTCGCCGTGGGCTTGGCTCTCGGATTTCAGTTCGTACTGATCCGCAAGCTAAAGAAAGGGCAATCAGCATGA
- a CDS encoding OmpA family protein, with translation MQKPSSVSSGNISPAIVGPSRDTKEVYLLSGLVFSLAIVIAAFWFYSQDLAVSSATSSNDQLTDSQVTTLLQNQTPPNPLSEPLTKLAATGTGDTVHTDLYFEVGRKGLTDEAKSILAAQADILKKNGDWGLLIQGYTDQQGSASYNKKLGLKRAETVKAELVNAGVAENQIKTVSLGEEGVLCLDTSDVCRNMNRRVHLEMRKIGQAHMIVPTVATQAQESLLPSTDEPSGTDPSIPLIDYTSGS, from the coding sequence ATGCAAAAGCCCTCGTCCGTTTCGTCAGGCAACATCTCCCCCGCCATCGTGGGACCGAGCAGGGACACGAAGGAGGTCTATCTCCTCAGCGGGCTGGTCTTCAGCCTGGCTATCGTCATCGCCGCCTTCTGGTTCTACTCCCAAGACCTGGCCGTCTCATCGGCCACTAGCTCCAACGACCAGCTGACCGACAGTCAGGTCACGACCCTGCTCCAGAACCAGACTCCCCCCAACCCCCTCAGCGAGCCCCTCACCAAGTTGGCCGCCACCGGAACCGGTGACACCGTCCATACGGATCTCTACTTTGAAGTCGGACGGAAGGGCCTGACGGACGAGGCCAAGTCGATCCTCGCGGCGCAGGCCGACATCCTCAAAAAGAACGGGGACTGGGGCCTGCTGATCCAGGGCTATACGGACCAACAGGGGTCGGCCAGCTACAACAAGAAGCTGGGTCTGAAGCGGGCGGAGACGGTGAAAGCGGAACTCGTGAACGCCGGCGTTGCCGAGAACCAGATCAAGACGGTCAGCCTGGGTGAAGAAGGCGTGCTCTGCCTCGATACCAGCGATGTCTGCCGGAATATGAATCGGCGGGTGCATTTGGAGATGCGGAAGATCGGACAGGCACACATGATCGTGCCGACCGTTGCCACGCAGGCCCAGGAGAGCCTCCTCCCCTCCACTGACGAACCCAGCGGAACTGACCCTTCCATCCCCCTCATCGACTACACCTCCGGCAGCTAA
- the ubiA gene encoding 4-hydroxybenzoate octaprenyltransferase, giving the protein MTESSSSAPESSVVTPRLSWSAITRLIRLQNQTGTWLLMFPTLWSLVLAARGLPPLRLLAIFVAGSFVMRSAGVVLNDLADRSFDRHVARTSIRPLASGELSIAHALLVLLFFLSLACLLVLLLDPFTILLSPIAVLLAALYPLAKRVIHVPQAMLGIAFGWGTVMAWAASRGTIEGPAWCLFAATVCWAIGYDTIYALQDVVDDRRIGVKSSALLFGSSTWIAVGTAFGAMLLLLGLAGWLTHIGWVYYALLMAMGMWCGRQALKLRGAIPAPTAFHMFQQHVWVGAAILTGLLAGFLL; this is encoded by the coding sequence ATGACCGAATCTTCTTCATCGGCACCGGAATCGTCCGTTGTCACGCCACGGCTCTCCTGGTCGGCCATCACCAGACTCATTCGCCTCCAGAACCAGACCGGGACCTGGCTGCTCATGTTCCCCACGCTCTGGTCGCTGGTCTTGGCGGCTCGCGGCCTGCCTCCGCTCCGGTTACTCGCGATTTTTGTCGCCGGCTCCTTCGTGATGCGCAGTGCCGGCGTGGTGCTGAACGATCTGGCCGATCGGTCCTTCGACCGGCACGTGGCGCGCACGTCGATACGGCCCCTCGCGTCCGGTGAACTAAGCATCGCCCATGCCCTGCTGGTCCTCCTCTTCTTTCTCTCCTTGGCCTGCCTACTGGTGTTACTACTCGACCCGTTCACGATCCTCTTAAGCCCGATTGCCGTCCTTTTAGCCGCCCTCTATCCCTTGGCGAAACGTGTCATTCACGTACCGCAAGCCATGCTGGGGATCGCCTTCGGCTGGGGCACCGTCATGGCCTGGGCCGCCTCGCGAGGAACGATCGAAGGGCCTGCCTGGTGCCTCTTCGCGGCGACGGTCTGCTGGGCGATCGGGTACGACACGATCTACGCCTTACAAGATGTCGTGGACGACCGCCGAATCGGGGTGAAATCCTCGGCGTTGTTGTTCGGTTCGTCCACGTGGATCGCCGTCGGCACGGCCTTCGGCGCGATGCTGCTGCTATTGGGACTCGCAGGCTGGCTGACCCACATCGGCTGGGTCTACTATGCCCTGCTCATGGCGATGGGAATGTGGTGTGGGAGACAAGCCCTGAAGCTCAGAGGGGCCATACCGGCCCCTACTGCCTTCCACATGTTTCAACAACATGTGTGGGTAGGAGCCGCCATTTTGACTGGACTGCTCGCAGGATTTCTACTCTAA
- a CDS encoding cytochrome c: protein MGGSLLKPVILIGIVYAILKFVVPNIPGSAPLPASLIFLYLMLTTSGIVIFATLSGESKDAFWNPIQRFLTGENIGGLQVLRYGVLLLFPLMVGWQTYSSTATSDAPPSENRTIHPAPPGEYTGLSNPVPKTPDTIQQGKGFYAAFCSPCHGGNFDGKGPAARGFNPPPANFSDPTTIAMLQESYLFWRIKKGGVGLPIEGMPWKSAMPRWEVELPDEWIWKIIMGEYDGAHQAPRTWE from the coding sequence ATGGGGGGCTCGTTGCTCAAGCCGGTCATATTGATTGGGATCGTCTATGCGATCTTGAAGTTTGTGGTGCCCAATATCCCAGGATCGGCGCCGCTGCCGGCCAGCCTCATCTTTCTGTATCTGATGTTGACGACATCGGGCATTGTGATTTTCGCCACGTTGAGCGGAGAGTCGAAGGATGCGTTCTGGAACCCGATTCAACGGTTCTTGACGGGAGAGAATATCGGCGGGCTGCAAGTATTGCGGTACGGCGTCCTGCTGCTGTTTCCCTTGATGGTCGGCTGGCAAACCTATAGCAGCACCGCAACCAGCGACGCGCCGCCATCGGAAAATCGAACGATTCACCCGGCTCCGCCAGGGGAATACACCGGCTTGTCGAATCCCGTTCCCAAGACACCCGACACGATCCAGCAGGGGAAGGGCTTCTATGCCGCGTTCTGTTCTCCCTGCCATGGAGGCAATTTCGACGGGAAGGGGCCGGCAGCCAGAGGATTCAATCCTCCCCCTGCCAACTTCTCCGATCCGACGACCATCGCCATGCTTCAAGAAAGTTATCTGTTCTGGCGTATCAAGAAGGGCGGCGTCGGCCTCCCGATCGAAGGTATGCCCTGGAAATCCGCGATGCCTCGCTGGGAAGTCGAGCTTCCTGACGAATGGATCTGGAAAATTATCATGGGCGAGTACGATGGCGCGCATCAAGCGCCGAGGACCTGGGAGTAG